TATTACGAATCAACTAATTGTTAAAGGTCATGGATGGCAATCTTAATCAAACTGGCATACCCGTTTCTCCGTCACTGTCTGCTATAACGCCAAATCCGGCCGATCCTGGAAAGAAAATATCAAAAAAGAGACTACTAAGAATATCCGTTTTGTGTATCGTAGTGGCCATGGCTATTAGTGTAATTGCCAAGCTGTTGGTTATGCTAATCAATATGGTAACCAATCTTTCTTTTTTTGGATCAATTAACCCTTCTTTTCTCAATCCCTCCGGTAATCACCTGGGCGTATGGGTTATATTTATACCAGTAATTGGCGGTATTGCAGTAGGATTAATGGCACTTTACGGCTCCAAAGCCATTCGCGGCCATGGTATACCAGAGGCGATGGAGCAAATACTAACCAATCAAAGCCGGATAAAACCATCCATAACGCTTTTAAAGCCTATATCATCTGCCATAGCTATTGGTACAGGGGGACCGTTTGGGGCCGAAGGGCCTATTATAGCCACGGGCGGCGCATTAGGCTCAACGCTCGGCCAGTTATTCAAAATCACTTCAAATGAGCGGAAAGTGGTGCTGGCGGCCGGGGCCACGGCTGGCATGTCGGCCATATTTGGAACGCCGATCGCCTCTGTATTTTTAGCGATAGAATTGTTATTGTTTGAGTTTTCTCCAAGATCCATTTTGCCGGTTGCGTTGGCATGTATCACCGGTGCGGCCGGCCATCATTTGTTATTCGGGGTTGGGCCGGTATTTCCGATGGCCGATTTGGAAATACCATCAAACGGCGCTTTGGCCATTTATAGCACCCTGGGGTTGGTTGTTGGGTTCTTATCGTTGGGTATAACCAGGTTTGTTTATGTAATGGAAGATCTTTTTGAAAAAATCCCCGTGCATTGGATGTGGTGGCCCGCCATAGGTGGTTTGGCAGTAGGCGTTATTGGCTATTTTGTGCCGCAAACATTAGGCGTTGGTTATAATAACATCACCAGCGTGCTATCCGGGTCAGTTGCTTTGCTGGTGGTGTTGCGTTTGTTCTTCTTTA
This region of Mucilaginibacter yixingensis genomic DNA includes:
- a CDS encoding chloride channel protein, giving the protein MCIVVAMAISVIAKLLVMLINMVTNLSFFGSINPSFLNPSGNHLGVWVIFIPVIGGIAVGLMALYGSKAIRGHGIPEAMEQILTNQSRIKPSITLLKPISSAIAIGTGGPFGAEGPIIATGGALGSTLGQLFKITSNERKVVLAAGATAGMSAIFGTPIASVFLAIELLLFEFSPRSILPVALACITGAAGHHLLFGVGPVFPMADLEIPSNGALAIYSTLGLVVGFLSLGITRFVYVMEDLFEKIPVHWMWWPAIGGLAVGVIGYFVPQTLGVGYNNITSVLSGSVALLVVLRLFFFKFLSWAIALGSGTSGGTLAPLLTIGGAAGSVIGIVIINVFPNSGINIPMCALIGMSALFAGASRAYLTSITFALEATGQFHALLPLLGGCTAAYLVSFFLMENTIMTEKIARKGVTAPDSFEPDILSKLIVKDVITADMNILDADMEIKMVREELKSQNKKDLYYLAVDKDCNYIGIISLADINKHDVNPEDKLNTILRTTKLYITYNDSLQKAIALMATEGVEAVPVVASNKVIGLLNYKDMMDAYKFYRQENERADRQISFHKQRLKILARSRKLFKPAHKY